Proteins from one Neodiprion fabricii isolate iyNeoFabr1 chromosome 5, iyNeoFabr1.1, whole genome shotgun sequence genomic window:
- the LOC124182863 gene encoding adenosylhomocysteinase-like 1 isoform X2 encodes MADSGDGPDSTTSGKDARNRVSDCPVTDPGTVTKSLEASNNAFHGPRAKLETKSGALKKSNRYRSRSLSASSTDSYSSGMRSSSDEDDVSPREKIQKTEKGFSDFCVRNINQYAFGRREIEIAEQEMPGIMALRKRAAEDKPLKNAKIVGCTHINAQTAVLIETLAQLGAQVRWAACNIYSTQNEVAAALAHANYSIFAWRGETEEDFWWCIDKCVAAENWQPNMILDDGGDATHLMLKKYPAMFKMIQGIVEESVTGVHRLYQLSKAGKLSVPAMNVNDSVTKTKFDNLYSCRESIIDSLKRSTDVMFGGKQVVICGYGEVGKGCCQALKGLGCIVYITEIDPICALQASMDGFRVVKLNEIIRNVDIVITATGNKNVVTREHMDKMKNGSVVCNMGHSNTEIDINSLRTPDLTWEKVRSQVDHVIWPDGKRIVLLAEGRLVNLSCSSIPSFVVSITAATQALALIELFNAPPGRYKSDVYLLPKKMDEYVASLHLPTFDAHLTELSDEQAKYMGLNKAGPFKPNYYR; translated from the exons AGCCTAGAGGCTTCAAATAATGCCTTTCACGGCCCGAGAGCAAAATTA gaaaCAAAGTCTGGTGCCTTGAAGAAATCCAACCGATACAGAAGCCGATCTCTCTCAGCCAGCAGCACAGATAGCTACAGCTCCGGTATGA GAAGTTCATCGGACGAGGATGACGTATCGCCACGTGAAAAAATCCAGAAGACAGAAAAAGGATTCTCAGATTTCTGTGTACGTAATATCAATCAGTACGCGTTTGGGcgaagagaaattgaaatcgCCGAACAAGAAATGCCGGGAATCATGGCACTGCGAAAACGCGCCGCGGAGGACAAA CCACTCAAGAATGCCAAGATAGTTGGTTGCACCCATATCAACGCCCAGACCGCGGTCCTCATTGAAACGCTCGCGCAGCTGGGTGCTCAAGTGCGATGGGCGGCGTGTAACATATATTCAACGCAAAACGAAGTTGCCGCAGCTCTGGCTCATGCCAACTACTCTATATTTGCATGGCGAGGAGAAACGGAGGAGGATTTCTGGTGGTGCATCGACAAATGCGTTGCGGCTGAGAACTGGCAGCCTAACATGATACTGGACGACGGTGGAGATGCGACGCATTTAATGCTGAAAAAATATCCCGCCATGTTTAAAATGATTCAAG GAATTGTGGAAGAAAGCGTCACCGGTGTACACAGGCTTTATCAGCTTTCCAAAGCCGGTAAACTATCGGTGCCGGCAATGAATGTCAACGACAGTGTTACCAAAACAAAATTCGACAATCTTTACAGCTGTCGCGAGAGCATTATAGACAG CTTGAAGAGATCCACAGACGTTATGTTTGGTGGAAAACAAGTCGTGATCTGCGGATATGGCGAAGTTGGAAAGGGATGCTGCCAGGCGCTCAAAGGATTGGGTTGTATTGTGTACATCACAGAGATAGACCCGATTTGCGCTCTTCAAGCAAG CATGGACGGATTCAGAGTGGTGAAACTTAACGAAATTATCAGAAACGTTGATATCGTTATAACTGCAACCGGTAACAAAAACGTTGTCACCCGAGAACATATGGACAAAATGAAGAACGGCTCGGTTGTCTGTAACATGGGTCACAGTAATACGGAAATAGATATc AATAGCTTGCGAACACCTGACTTGACATGGGAAAAAGTCAGATCTCAAGTTGACCACGTGATTTGGCCCGACGGCAAACGTATCGTTCTCTTAGCCGAAGGAAGATTAGTCAATTTATCGTGCTCCAGCATCCCGTCCTTTGTCGTATCCATAACAGCGGCTACTCAAGCGCTTGCTTTAATCGAACTCTTCAATGCCCCACCAGGACGATACAAGAGCGACGTTTATCTGTTGCCGAAAAAGATGG aCGAATACGTAGCGTCTTTGCATCTGCCAACGTTCGATGCTCACTTAACCGAGCTTTCAGACGAACAAGCGAAGTACATGGGCCTTAATAAAGCTGGTCCTTTCAAGCCCAACTATTATCGGTAA
- the LOC124182863 gene encoding adenosylhomocysteinase-like 1 isoform X4, with protein sequence MADSGDGPDSTTSGKDARNRVSDCPVTDPGTVTKETKSGALKKSNRYRSRSLSASSTDSYSSGMRSSSDEDDVSPREKIQKTEKGFSDFCVRNINQYAFGRREIEIAEQEMPGIMALRKRAAEDKPLKNAKIVGCTHINAQTAVLIETLAQLGAQVRWAACNIYSTQNEVAAALAHANYSIFAWRGETEEDFWWCIDKCVAAENWQPNMILDDGGDATHLMLKKYPAMFKMIQGIVEESVTGVHRLYQLSKAGKLSVPAMNVNDSVTKTKFDNLYSCRESIIDSLKRSTDVMFGGKQVVICGYGEVGKGCCQALKGLGCIVYITEIDPICALQASMDGFRVVKLNEIIRNVDIVITATGNKNVVTREHMDKMKNGSVVCNMGHSNTEIDINSLRTPDLTWEKVRSQVDHVIWPDGKRIVLLAEGRLVNLSCSSIPSFVVSITAATQALALIELFNAPPGRYKSDVYLLPKKMDEYVASLHLPTFDAHLTELSDEQAKYMGLNKAGPFKPNYYRY encoded by the exons gaaaCAAAGTCTGGTGCCTTGAAGAAATCCAACCGATACAGAAGCCGATCTCTCTCAGCCAGCAGCACAGATAGCTACAGCTCCGGTATGA GAAGTTCATCGGACGAGGATGACGTATCGCCACGTGAAAAAATCCAGAAGACAGAAAAAGGATTCTCAGATTTCTGTGTACGTAATATCAATCAGTACGCGTTTGGGcgaagagaaattgaaatcgCCGAACAAGAAATGCCGGGAATCATGGCACTGCGAAAACGCGCCGCGGAGGACAAA CCACTCAAGAATGCCAAGATAGTTGGTTGCACCCATATCAACGCCCAGACCGCGGTCCTCATTGAAACGCTCGCGCAGCTGGGTGCTCAAGTGCGATGGGCGGCGTGTAACATATATTCAACGCAAAACGAAGTTGCCGCAGCTCTGGCTCATGCCAACTACTCTATATTTGCATGGCGAGGAGAAACGGAGGAGGATTTCTGGTGGTGCATCGACAAATGCGTTGCGGCTGAGAACTGGCAGCCTAACATGATACTGGACGACGGTGGAGATGCGACGCATTTAATGCTGAAAAAATATCCCGCCATGTTTAAAATGATTCAAG GAATTGTGGAAGAAAGCGTCACCGGTGTACACAGGCTTTATCAGCTTTCCAAAGCCGGTAAACTATCGGTGCCGGCAATGAATGTCAACGACAGTGTTACCAAAACAAAATTCGACAATCTTTACAGCTGTCGCGAGAGCATTATAGACAG CTTGAAGAGATCCACAGACGTTATGTTTGGTGGAAAACAAGTCGTGATCTGCGGATATGGCGAAGTTGGAAAGGGATGCTGCCAGGCGCTCAAAGGATTGGGTTGTATTGTGTACATCACAGAGATAGACCCGATTTGCGCTCTTCAAGCAAG CATGGACGGATTCAGAGTGGTGAAACTTAACGAAATTATCAGAAACGTTGATATCGTTATAACTGCAACCGGTAACAAAAACGTTGTCACCCGAGAACATATGGACAAAATGAAGAACGGCTCGGTTGTCTGTAACATGGGTCACAGTAATACGGAAATAGATATc AATAGCTTGCGAACACCTGACTTGACATGGGAAAAAGTCAGATCTCAAGTTGACCACGTGATTTGGCCCGACGGCAAACGTATCGTTCTCTTAGCCGAAGGAAGATTAGTCAATTTATCGTGCTCCAGCATCCCGTCCTTTGTCGTATCCATAACAGCGGCTACTCAAGCGCTTGCTTTAATCGAACTCTTCAATGCCCCACCAGGACGATACAAGAGCGACGTTTATCTGTTGCCGAAAAAGATGG aCGAATACGTAGCGTCTTTGCATCTGCCAACGTTCGATGCTCACTTAACCGAGCTTTCAGACGAACAAGCGAAGTACATGGGCCTTAATAAAGCTGGTCCTTTCAAGCCCAACTATTATCG TTATTAA
- the LOC124182863 gene encoding adenosylhomocysteinase-like 1 isoform X5 has product MADSGDGPDSTTSGKDARNRVSDCPVTDPGTVTKETKSGALKKSNRYRSRSLSASSTDSYSSGSSSDEDDVSPREKIQKTEKGFSDFCVRNINQYAFGRREIEIAEQEMPGIMALRKRAAEDKPLKNAKIVGCTHINAQTAVLIETLAQLGAQVRWAACNIYSTQNEVAAALAHANYSIFAWRGETEEDFWWCIDKCVAAENWQPNMILDDGGDATHLMLKKYPAMFKMIQGIVEESVTGVHRLYQLSKAGKLSVPAMNVNDSVTKTKFDNLYSCRESIIDSLKRSTDVMFGGKQVVICGYGEVGKGCCQALKGLGCIVYITEIDPICALQASMDGFRVVKLNEIIRNVDIVITATGNKNVVTREHMDKMKNGSVVCNMGHSNTEIDINSLRTPDLTWEKVRSQVDHVIWPDGKRIVLLAEGRLVNLSCSSIPSFVVSITAATQALALIELFNAPPGRYKSDVYLLPKKMDEYVASLHLPTFDAHLTELSDEQAKYMGLNKAGPFKPNYYRY; this is encoded by the exons gaaaCAAAGTCTGGTGCCTTGAAGAAATCCAACCGATACAGAAGCCGATCTCTCTCAGCCAGCAGCACAGATAGCTACAGCTCCG GAAGTTCATCGGACGAGGATGACGTATCGCCACGTGAAAAAATCCAGAAGACAGAAAAAGGATTCTCAGATTTCTGTGTACGTAATATCAATCAGTACGCGTTTGGGcgaagagaaattgaaatcgCCGAACAAGAAATGCCGGGAATCATGGCACTGCGAAAACGCGCCGCGGAGGACAAA CCACTCAAGAATGCCAAGATAGTTGGTTGCACCCATATCAACGCCCAGACCGCGGTCCTCATTGAAACGCTCGCGCAGCTGGGTGCTCAAGTGCGATGGGCGGCGTGTAACATATATTCAACGCAAAACGAAGTTGCCGCAGCTCTGGCTCATGCCAACTACTCTATATTTGCATGGCGAGGAGAAACGGAGGAGGATTTCTGGTGGTGCATCGACAAATGCGTTGCGGCTGAGAACTGGCAGCCTAACATGATACTGGACGACGGTGGAGATGCGACGCATTTAATGCTGAAAAAATATCCCGCCATGTTTAAAATGATTCAAG GAATTGTGGAAGAAAGCGTCACCGGTGTACACAGGCTTTATCAGCTTTCCAAAGCCGGTAAACTATCGGTGCCGGCAATGAATGTCAACGACAGTGTTACCAAAACAAAATTCGACAATCTTTACAGCTGTCGCGAGAGCATTATAGACAG CTTGAAGAGATCCACAGACGTTATGTTTGGTGGAAAACAAGTCGTGATCTGCGGATATGGCGAAGTTGGAAAGGGATGCTGCCAGGCGCTCAAAGGATTGGGTTGTATTGTGTACATCACAGAGATAGACCCGATTTGCGCTCTTCAAGCAAG CATGGACGGATTCAGAGTGGTGAAACTTAACGAAATTATCAGAAACGTTGATATCGTTATAACTGCAACCGGTAACAAAAACGTTGTCACCCGAGAACATATGGACAAAATGAAGAACGGCTCGGTTGTCTGTAACATGGGTCACAGTAATACGGAAATAGATATc AATAGCTTGCGAACACCTGACTTGACATGGGAAAAAGTCAGATCTCAAGTTGACCACGTGATTTGGCCCGACGGCAAACGTATCGTTCTCTTAGCCGAAGGAAGATTAGTCAATTTATCGTGCTCCAGCATCCCGTCCTTTGTCGTATCCATAACAGCGGCTACTCAAGCGCTTGCTTTAATCGAACTCTTCAATGCCCCACCAGGACGATACAAGAGCGACGTTTATCTGTTGCCGAAAAAGATGG aCGAATACGTAGCGTCTTTGCATCTGCCAACGTTCGATGCTCACTTAACCGAGCTTTCAGACGAACAAGCGAAGTACATGGGCCTTAATAAAGCTGGTCCTTTCAAGCCCAACTATTATCG TTATTAA
- the LOC124182863 gene encoding adenosylhomocysteinase-like 1 isoform X1 has protein sequence MADSGDGPDSTTSGKDARNRVSDCPVTDPGTVTKSLEASNNAFHGPRAKLETKSGALKKSNRYRSRSLSASSTDSYSSGMRSSSDEDDVSPREKIQKTEKGFSDFCVRNINQYAFGRREIEIAEQEMPGIMALRKRAAEDKPLKNAKIVGCTHINAQTAVLIETLAQLGAQVRWAACNIYSTQNEVAAALAHANYSIFAWRGETEEDFWWCIDKCVAAENWQPNMILDDGGDATHLMLKKYPAMFKMIQGIVEESVTGVHRLYQLSKAGKLSVPAMNVNDSVTKTKFDNLYSCRESIIDSLKRSTDVMFGGKQVVICGYGEVGKGCCQALKGLGCIVYITEIDPICALQASMDGFRVVKLNEIIRNVDIVITATGNKNVVTREHMDKMKNGSVVCNMGHSNTEIDINSLRTPDLTWEKVRSQVDHVIWPDGKRIVLLAEGRLVNLSCSSIPSFVVSITAATQALALIELFNAPPGRYKSDVYLLPKKMDEYVASLHLPTFDAHLTELSDEQAKYMGLNKAGPFKPNYYRY, from the exons AGCCTAGAGGCTTCAAATAATGCCTTTCACGGCCCGAGAGCAAAATTA gaaaCAAAGTCTGGTGCCTTGAAGAAATCCAACCGATACAGAAGCCGATCTCTCTCAGCCAGCAGCACAGATAGCTACAGCTCCGGTATGA GAAGTTCATCGGACGAGGATGACGTATCGCCACGTGAAAAAATCCAGAAGACAGAAAAAGGATTCTCAGATTTCTGTGTACGTAATATCAATCAGTACGCGTTTGGGcgaagagaaattgaaatcgCCGAACAAGAAATGCCGGGAATCATGGCACTGCGAAAACGCGCCGCGGAGGACAAA CCACTCAAGAATGCCAAGATAGTTGGTTGCACCCATATCAACGCCCAGACCGCGGTCCTCATTGAAACGCTCGCGCAGCTGGGTGCTCAAGTGCGATGGGCGGCGTGTAACATATATTCAACGCAAAACGAAGTTGCCGCAGCTCTGGCTCATGCCAACTACTCTATATTTGCATGGCGAGGAGAAACGGAGGAGGATTTCTGGTGGTGCATCGACAAATGCGTTGCGGCTGAGAACTGGCAGCCTAACATGATACTGGACGACGGTGGAGATGCGACGCATTTAATGCTGAAAAAATATCCCGCCATGTTTAAAATGATTCAAG GAATTGTGGAAGAAAGCGTCACCGGTGTACACAGGCTTTATCAGCTTTCCAAAGCCGGTAAACTATCGGTGCCGGCAATGAATGTCAACGACAGTGTTACCAAAACAAAATTCGACAATCTTTACAGCTGTCGCGAGAGCATTATAGACAG CTTGAAGAGATCCACAGACGTTATGTTTGGTGGAAAACAAGTCGTGATCTGCGGATATGGCGAAGTTGGAAAGGGATGCTGCCAGGCGCTCAAAGGATTGGGTTGTATTGTGTACATCACAGAGATAGACCCGATTTGCGCTCTTCAAGCAAG CATGGACGGATTCAGAGTGGTGAAACTTAACGAAATTATCAGAAACGTTGATATCGTTATAACTGCAACCGGTAACAAAAACGTTGTCACCCGAGAACATATGGACAAAATGAAGAACGGCTCGGTTGTCTGTAACATGGGTCACAGTAATACGGAAATAGATATc AATAGCTTGCGAACACCTGACTTGACATGGGAAAAAGTCAGATCTCAAGTTGACCACGTGATTTGGCCCGACGGCAAACGTATCGTTCTCTTAGCCGAAGGAAGATTAGTCAATTTATCGTGCTCCAGCATCCCGTCCTTTGTCGTATCCATAACAGCGGCTACTCAAGCGCTTGCTTTAATCGAACTCTTCAATGCCCCACCAGGACGATACAAGAGCGACGTTTATCTGTTGCCGAAAAAGATGG aCGAATACGTAGCGTCTTTGCATCTGCCAACGTTCGATGCTCACTTAACCGAGCTTTCAGACGAACAAGCGAAGTACATGGGCCTTAATAAAGCTGGTCCTTTCAAGCCCAACTATTATCG TTATTAA
- the LOC124182863 gene encoding adenosylhomocysteinase-like 1 isoform X3: protein MADSGDGPDSTTSGKDARNRVSDCPVTDPGTVTKSLEASNNAFHGPRAKLETKSGALKKSNRYRSRSLSASSTDSYSSGSSSDEDDVSPREKIQKTEKGFSDFCVRNINQYAFGRREIEIAEQEMPGIMALRKRAAEDKPLKNAKIVGCTHINAQTAVLIETLAQLGAQVRWAACNIYSTQNEVAAALAHANYSIFAWRGETEEDFWWCIDKCVAAENWQPNMILDDGGDATHLMLKKYPAMFKMIQGIVEESVTGVHRLYQLSKAGKLSVPAMNVNDSVTKTKFDNLYSCRESIIDSLKRSTDVMFGGKQVVICGYGEVGKGCCQALKGLGCIVYITEIDPICALQASMDGFRVVKLNEIIRNVDIVITATGNKNVVTREHMDKMKNGSVVCNMGHSNTEIDINSLRTPDLTWEKVRSQVDHVIWPDGKRIVLLAEGRLVNLSCSSIPSFVVSITAATQALALIELFNAPPGRYKSDVYLLPKKMDEYVASLHLPTFDAHLTELSDEQAKYMGLNKAGPFKPNYYRY from the exons AGCCTAGAGGCTTCAAATAATGCCTTTCACGGCCCGAGAGCAAAATTA gaaaCAAAGTCTGGTGCCTTGAAGAAATCCAACCGATACAGAAGCCGATCTCTCTCAGCCAGCAGCACAGATAGCTACAGCTCCG GAAGTTCATCGGACGAGGATGACGTATCGCCACGTGAAAAAATCCAGAAGACAGAAAAAGGATTCTCAGATTTCTGTGTACGTAATATCAATCAGTACGCGTTTGGGcgaagagaaattgaaatcgCCGAACAAGAAATGCCGGGAATCATGGCACTGCGAAAACGCGCCGCGGAGGACAAA CCACTCAAGAATGCCAAGATAGTTGGTTGCACCCATATCAACGCCCAGACCGCGGTCCTCATTGAAACGCTCGCGCAGCTGGGTGCTCAAGTGCGATGGGCGGCGTGTAACATATATTCAACGCAAAACGAAGTTGCCGCAGCTCTGGCTCATGCCAACTACTCTATATTTGCATGGCGAGGAGAAACGGAGGAGGATTTCTGGTGGTGCATCGACAAATGCGTTGCGGCTGAGAACTGGCAGCCTAACATGATACTGGACGACGGTGGAGATGCGACGCATTTAATGCTGAAAAAATATCCCGCCATGTTTAAAATGATTCAAG GAATTGTGGAAGAAAGCGTCACCGGTGTACACAGGCTTTATCAGCTTTCCAAAGCCGGTAAACTATCGGTGCCGGCAATGAATGTCAACGACAGTGTTACCAAAACAAAATTCGACAATCTTTACAGCTGTCGCGAGAGCATTATAGACAG CTTGAAGAGATCCACAGACGTTATGTTTGGTGGAAAACAAGTCGTGATCTGCGGATATGGCGAAGTTGGAAAGGGATGCTGCCAGGCGCTCAAAGGATTGGGTTGTATTGTGTACATCACAGAGATAGACCCGATTTGCGCTCTTCAAGCAAG CATGGACGGATTCAGAGTGGTGAAACTTAACGAAATTATCAGAAACGTTGATATCGTTATAACTGCAACCGGTAACAAAAACGTTGTCACCCGAGAACATATGGACAAAATGAAGAACGGCTCGGTTGTCTGTAACATGGGTCACAGTAATACGGAAATAGATATc AATAGCTTGCGAACACCTGACTTGACATGGGAAAAAGTCAGATCTCAAGTTGACCACGTGATTTGGCCCGACGGCAAACGTATCGTTCTCTTAGCCGAAGGAAGATTAGTCAATTTATCGTGCTCCAGCATCCCGTCCTTTGTCGTATCCATAACAGCGGCTACTCAAGCGCTTGCTTTAATCGAACTCTTCAATGCCCCACCAGGACGATACAAGAGCGACGTTTATCTGTTGCCGAAAAAGATGG aCGAATACGTAGCGTCTTTGCATCTGCCAACGTTCGATGCTCACTTAACCGAGCTTTCAGACGAACAAGCGAAGTACATGGGCCTTAATAAAGCTGGTCCTTTCAAGCCCAACTATTATCG TTATTAA